The genomic window TCATCATCGCCGAGGAACAAACAAGAGGCAAGGGGCGCATGGGGAGGGTATGGACATCACCCAGGGGGACAGGAATATGGGTTTCCATTGTATTGAAACCACAAATAATGCCCTCGGAAGCCCCGAAACTTACAATGCTCACGGCAGTAGCGGTAACCGAAGCCATAACTGAAAAAATCGGTATATCTGCCGGCATAAAATGGCCCAATGATGTGCTTATCGATGGCAAAAAGGTCTGCGGCATCCTCACCGAAATGAGTGCCGAAACTGATGTAGTAAATTATGTGGTCATAGGGACGGGAATTAATGTAAATAACGATATTTTCCCCGACGAGATAAAAGATACCGCTATCTCCTTAAAAATTGCAGCAGGAAATGCCGTTGATCGTATCCAGATTCTGGCGGGTTTTCTGGAAAGGCTGGAATATCATTATAAGACCGCCATGGCCCGGGGGTTTGAACCTGTTCTTAATGAATGGAGGAAACTTTGCTGCAATCTTGGAAAGCCGGTGGAGATCGTCACAAGGGACGGGAGCTTTACCGGAATCGCAGAAGACATAGATGAACAGGGAGCACTTATAGTAAAAAAGACCGATGGCAAGTTTGAGAGGGTCTTGAGCGGTGATGTGTCGCTTAAATACAGGAGGTAAGGCACGAGAAGACGCCGGAGAATCAATATGGATTAATTGACGTGCGTGTCGCAGAATTACAAAAAAGTGTTGTAGAATAAAAAACTTTCCCGGAGCGAAAAATAAAGAGGAAGGATACAAAACCTTCCTCACGCTATTTTAGGAGGTGTTTTTTTGGAAAGGGAAAAGCAAATCCAGGAAATCCTAGATTTTGTTAGCCGTCACAAGAGTTCCCATGCCAGCCGCACCGTCTGTGCCAGAATACTGGGTGATAGTTTCATGGGTATAAACGATGAAGCCATAGATGAGTTAAGGGTAAGACTTCCAAAAGCCGATAACGATGAACTGGAAGCGTGTTACTATATAATAAAGTAGTAATTAATAAAGGGATTTTAAGATTTCACTTTCCAGGGCCAGCATCTTTTTCCTGTCCTGGAGGCTCAACTTTTCCAGTATTTTTTTCTATGAATATTTGAAACTTGAATTTTAGTAAAACCGCGCGTATCTTTATCCAGTAACTGTGGCCAATCCACCTTTTCATCTTTCCATATAAGGTCCAAATCTACGATCCTGGTCCCGTCATCCAAGTATTCAAGACCTGCCAGGATCTTTTTATATCTACAGGATTTAGTGTCATGTTAAAAATTTTTGTGTAAAGAGGAACACTTAATTTTTTATAGAATAATATATGTTTAAATAGTTTTTGGAGGGGTACATATGCTGGAAATAATCCTTAGCGGGGCAAAAGGTAAAATGGGAAGGACTATCGCAGAGATGGCCGGAGGATATAATGATTTAAAAATTGTAGCAGGGGTTGACATTACCGGAGGAGAAGGAGACTTTCTCATTTATGATAGTGTTTTCAACATTACAGAAAAAGCAGATGTTATCGTGGATTTTTCCAACCCTAAAGCACTGAATGATCTTTTAAGATTTGCATCGGAAAAGAAAACCCCTATAGTGGTCGGCACTACAGGGCTAACCGAAGAACACAAGAGGATGCTTGAAAATGCCTCTGAAAGTATTCCCGTATTTGTTTCCCACAACATGTCCCTGGGGGTATTTCTTCTTATTACCCTGGCCCGCCAGGCGGCAAAAGTGCTTACCGACAGCGACATAGAGATAGTGGAAAGACACCACAACCAGAAGATCGATGCACCCAGCGGCACATCTTTGATGATTGCCGATGCTATTAAAGAAGTAAGAAAAGATGCTGAATTTATACTGGGACGGGCAGATAAGAGCAAAAAGCGGGAGAAAAACGAGATAGGCATTCATTCCATCAGGGCAGGAAATCTGGTAGGAGAACACCGCGTGATATTCGGCGGCGAAGATGAGACCATAGAGCTTTCTCATACCGTCACGTCGCGAAAAGTCCTGGCAGCGGGAGCATTGCGAGCCGCAAGGTTTATCGTCACACAATCTCCCGGATACTATACCATGGCCGACCTGGTGAAAAGCCTTGGGCTATGACGACTGCGAAAGAACTTGCCCTCAGCGGGCAAGTTCTTTCCTGAGATTTCGCTATAATTTTGTGCCACAGTGAGGGCAAAAATTAAATCCCGGATGGACATAGGCTCCGCAATTAGGACAAAAACCACCGGCAGCGCCCAGCTTTTTCAATCTAGTAAAGTCAACTGCATCGGTGCGCTTAAGTTCATCGGCATATTCCTTCTCAACTTCATAGATGCTCCCACAGCATCGGAGCCTGAGAAAATACTTGTATCCCCATCTAAAGAGCGGTATAAAGAAGAAATGAAAATATGTATAGGATTCGACGAGTTCAGCCCTGGATAGCCTGCCACAGCTGGGACACACCACATTCTCGAACTCTCGAATCATTTTTTCTTTATTTTGAATGCCGAAGATTCCGATGAAGAACATCCTTATCCCCCCGAAAATCTCGTGATTAAAATTATTATATATCATAATATATTTTAAAAGCAATATATGATTGAATCTGGTGTGACAATTTACGACGGCTTCGCTAAACGGTGCTTTTGGCTATCTCCGGCAGCGGACTTAGTTTCTACATTACAATCATGCTTTATTTGAAAAATTTTTTTTTGAATCTAACGGATGTCTCTGGTAAAATATAAAAGGATTCTAAAATCAAAATTGAACCGGCCTTTTCATCTCTATCTACATCCTTTGGAGGATAAATATGTCAAAAGTTGTATTGATGAAGTGCGCTGATTATGATCCTGAAGAAATACGGGAAAAGATAGAACATGCCTTAAGGATTTTAAAGGTGGATTTTGCGGATAAGAAAAAGATCCTTTTAAAACCAAACCTCCTCATGCGAAAAAAGCCCGAAGATGCCGTTACTACTCATCCAACAGTGGTACAGGCCATGATCGAAATACTAAAAGGATTCAGCGTGGAAGCAGTGGTGGCCGAAAGCCCCGGAGGACCCTATACCAAAAGAAGGCTTGAAGGAATATATGAGGCAACCGGTATAAAGGGGATATGTGACAATACCGGAGCCTTTTTAAATTATGATACATCATGGTTTGAAAAAAATTTTGAAGAAGGATACATGCTCAAAAAGATACCCTTTATATCACCGCTAAAAGATTGTGATGGCCTCATATCCCTGGCCAAGCTCAAGACTCACGGCATGGCTGTCTATACCGGGGCGGTAAAGAACCTTTACGGCCTTATACCGGGGGGCCAAAAGGTGGAACTCCACTTTAAAATGCAGCAAATGGATCGGTTTATGGACATGCTCCTAGACATATATCTAGCATCAAGGCCCATGCTTTCGGTCATAGATGGAATTGTTGCCATGGAGGGCAGCGGACCATCGGCCGGAGTACCCAGGAAACTGGGCGTGCTTATAGTATCGCAAGATGGAATTGCGGCTGATTTTGTGGCTTCAAAAATTATTGGCTTAAATATAAACGATTTTCCACTTTTGAAGTGTGCCATAAAGAGGGGGCTTTTCCGGGAAGACGGAGTAGAAGTTGTTGGAGATAGGCTAGAAGAAATAAATGTAAAAGATTTTAAATTTCCTAAGAAAAAAGATGTTTTGTTTTTGAAAGGGCTGCTGCCAGTTTGGCTTGAAAACTATTTTAAAGCATGGCTTACACCCAAACCGGTATTTATACATAAAAAATGCATTGGATGCAAAGAGTGTTTCAATACCTGCCCTGCAAAGGCCATAATGATGGTGAATAAAAGACCAGTAGTGGATTTAGACAAATGCATAAGATGCTACTGCTGCCATGAACTCTGCCCGGAAAAAGCTATAAATATCGATAGAGCTTTTATTTTTAAAACCATTCTAAAATAATAAATCGACTTTTTACAGATAAAGGGGGTTTAAAAAGTTGAGAGTCAAAAAAAGTGGAATTTATAATACTTTGATAAATTGGAGGGATTTTAGACAGAAAATCATAGCCGAAGGCCTTGTCGTTGGCATTTTTGCGGGAGCCATTGCCGCCCTGTATAGGTTTATTATAAAAGAAGCCGATCTTTTTCGGGAACAAATATACCATATATTACGGTCCAGCGGTTATGCCGTAATTCTTGTCTGGTTTGTATTTCTGCTGGTGGCGGCCTACATTCTCGGCATGATGGTTAAAAAAGAACCATTGGTGAGCGGCAGCGGAATTCCTCAGGTAAAGGGTGTATTATCCGGCCAGATGCACATGAAATGGCTCAGGGTCATCATATATAAATTTGTAGGCGGCATCATCGCTCTGGGCGCGGGTCTTTCCCTGGGCCGGGAGGGACCGTCGGTCCAGTTGGGAGCTGCAGCGGGGCAGGGCGTAAGCAGGATGCTTGGAAGACTTAAAGTAGAAGAAAAGTACCTTATTACCTGCGGTGCCAGCGCGGGGCTATCTGCAGCTTTTAGCGCCCCTCTGGCAGGAGCCATGTTTGCCCTGGAGGAACTGCACAAGAACTTCTCACCGCTGGTACTGGTGCCTGCTATGGTAGCATCAATGATCGCAGGTTTCATCTCCCATCAGTTTTTTGGACAGGTACCGGTATTTAATTTTGGGAGGCTCAATCCACTACCGTTAAAATATTACTTTTATGTGCTCATATTGGGAATAATAACCGGGGCCTTCGGGGTGGCCTTTAACCTGGCCCTGGTAAAAACTCAGGAAGGTTTTAAAAAACTCCAGTTCGTAATGCCCGAATTAAAACCGGCCATTCCTATAACCGTGGCAGGTATACTGGGGTTTATCCTGCCGCAGGTGCTTGGCGGAGGCAATGCCCTGATAAATTCCCTGGATAGAATGAAATACTCCGTGGGTTTTATAATGATATTGTTGGCTGTGAAATTTTTATTCACGATGGTAAGTTACGGTTCGGGCGTTCCCGGGGGTATATTTTTACCTCTATTGGTCATAGGAGCATTGACCGGTAATCTCTATGGCTCCTTAATAGTAAATGTATTGCACCTAAACCCCGCCTATGTAAATAATTTTATTGTCCTGGCCATGGCAGGTTATTTTTCCGCCATAGTAAAGGCCCCTATCACCGGCGGCATACTCATAACCGAAATGACCGGGTCTTTTGTCCACCTGCTGGCATTGACCCTTATTTCCATAACATCATATCTTACGGCGGACCTGTTAAAAGGTGAGCCCGTTTATGATATTTTGCTGGAAAGGATGCTGGCCGGGAACAAATCCGAAAAAAATATCCCAGGTGCGGGGAGGAAAATTCTTATGGAGATACCGGTTTGCGTGGGTTCCGAACTGGACGGGAAAAAGATTAAGGATGTGGAATGGGACCCTCACTGTCTGCTGGTAGGCATAAACAGGGGGACTTCAGAGATCATACCAAGGGGCAATACCAGGATATATCCGGGAGATTATCTTGTGGTGCTTGCCGATGAGGGAAGGGCTGTAACCATAAGGAAAAAATTGTTAGATATGACTGAAATTACCGAAAAGTAACACCGGAACCGGATTTCGGCGGTTGTGTAAAAACCTGATGGAAGGGTATCGGATAATACGGGGAAGCACTTAAATTTGCCAGAGAGCTGGGCTAAGGCTGGCGGAATGAAATAAGGTTTTGTAAAGGGGTGTACATATGTACCGCCCATTTCTTTTTGCAGCTGTATTTTTTTTGTCCGGGGTCGGGGCAGGGAGTTTTATAAGAAATCTGTGGGTTTTTCTATCTTTAGCTTTGCTTTGCCTGATAATCTTATTTTTAATAAAGAAAAAGAGGATAAGGGCCGCTTTTGTTGGGCTATTGATCTTTTTTACCGGTGCCCTTTATTATAATTTAAGGGCCGATGGTATAGCCGGCACCATTGTAAAGTATGCTGGAAAACAGCGGTCCGTAATAGGGATGGTCAATGATTCCCCTACCATTGAATCCGACAGGGTAAGATATGATATAAAGGCTTTATACATAATAGAAAACAATACATACCAAAAGGTCTCGGGAAGAATATTTTTGTCCGTGCCCCGGGATGAAAAAAACCGCAGGGTGTTCCGATACGGGGATGTGGTGAAATTTTCAGGCAGACTCAAGCTGCCGCAGGAAAAACGCAACCCTGGAGGCATGGATTACAGGGCCAGCCTGCTGCAAAAGGGTATTTCCACCACTATGTTTTCCCGGGAAATAGAGTAAATTGCTATTAATCCTTGATAAATCAAGGGTATTTTTTATTTCGTCAAAAATTCGTCAAAAATTAGTTAAAAATTTTGTTAACAATTTTTTTAACCCGATTCATCATATCGCTGGTGACGTGAGAGTATGTACGTATTGTTTGCTCCACATCATGGCCCAGAAGTTTGGCGACGGTCTCAAAATCAACTCCCTCTGAAAGGAGTAAAGTGGCAAATGTATGCCGCAGATCGTGGATAGATATATTGAAGCCAGCTTTTTTGTAATGGGCCCTTAACAAATTCGCTATAGATTGTGTATCTGCGTATGGAATAATGCGGCCATCAATGCTCGCAGGTGTATTTTTTATATATTCTTTTAGAGCTTCGAGCAGACTTGGTGGAGCAGGGACTTCTCTGTTTGATTTTTTCCTTTTTACTGGGCCGAATCCCCATGTACCGTCTTTTCGTATTTTCCATTGTTTATTAATACGAATAATGCCTTTCTTAAAATTTATATCTTTTCTGGTTAGCCCGAGGATTTCTCCGATCCTTAATCCGGCTTTTGCTGCAATTAGTGATACTATATAATGTTTTGGATTTTTAATACTGTCAAGCAGATTATCTAATTGGGATTTGGTCAAGGCTTTAACTTTTTCATTGTCTTTGTTTTCAGGAATTGTAATGCCGGTAACAGGATTTTCAGTAATAATCTTATGCGGCTTTATAGCATTGCTAAAAAGAGTGGAAAGTTTTTTTGTATACACTTTTATGGTTGATGGTTTAATGCCTTCTTTTACCATTTTATCAATACAATTTTGAACGTGCAGGCTTGTAATTTTAGCAAGTTCAATGTCGTTTAAATCTTTAAATTTCCTAAAAGCCGTTCGATATCCTATTGCTGTATTACCTTCTTTATATAAGGCCACATGATTTAAGAACATCTTTGAAAATTCCCCGAATGTAATACTCTCGTATTCAGTGCTGAGACTCATCTCGAACTGCTTTTTCAATTCCTCCAGCCGTTTATCCGCTGCTCGTTTTGCTTCTCTTTGCCCCTTAAATCCTTGTTTTGATTTCTGCCGCCACTTTCCATTTTGATCTTTATAGCTGATAATGTATTGCCAGCCGCCGTCTTTTTGACGATATGTGATGTTGTAATCCATGCTTGTACCTCCTTCCTTAATAAGTTTTTAGGGCCATTATAACACGGCCTTGAATTCTTACATCATCTTTTTCAATATTATACATTGCAGGTTGATGTATAGGGTTAGTAGACATCGGGATTAGGGTTATCATGTTATGATTTAATACTACTTTTTTAACTGTAGCCTCATATCCATTTATTAAAACCACACCTATTTGTCCACTTTCTAAATAATTCGTCTTTTCAACAAGAACCCAAGTTCCGTCCTGAAATTCTAAGTTCATGCTATCCCCTTTAACTCTAAGAAGAAAATATTGCTTGTCTTGTTCTAAGAAATAAGTATCGATAGGCATATAGCCTTCCAAATTTTCTTCTGCTAGAATAGGTTGTCCTGCTGCAATTTTCCCGACTTTAGGAACATACCTAACTTGTCCAAGGGGACGGTACGAGGAAGGATCTATATTTTGATCAATATGCTTGTGTGGTTTTTCATGTTTTATCGTATTTATTATATGCTTTATGAGTTTTTCGGAAATTCTGTTTTGGGCTTCTTGCCCCAGCTTGTCTAGAAGTTCAGGATCATTTAGATCTATATTTTGCAAACCGATTTTTTTAGCTTCTTCCAAAATATTATCATCGATAATTTTATTTAAATCATCTTCAATTAATGCTGCTATTGAAACCTCTAAAGCATCAGCAATTTTGTTCAATGTTTCAATGCTAGGATTTCTGTAACCTTTTTCAATATTAGTTAGACTTCCTGGATGTATGCGTGCTTTAGCGGCTAAATCTTGTAAGGCTATTCCTTTCTCTGTTCTTATTTTTCTTATATTTTCTCCTATTGTCATTTCTCACACCTCTTTTATATTTTTTTCTGTCAGACAAAAATATTATATAACATCATTTTATTTTTGTCTATAAGAAAATAAAAGAATTATTAAGATAATTAAAGTAAGATTGTAATAAATTCGTCTCTATGACAAAATACGAGTTTGAATATACTCTTTATATAGATTAAAATTGTCATAGAGACGAACGGAGGGGTCTAAATGAACAAAATAAAGATTTTGAGAGCAAAAAATAAAATATCTCTTAAACAGCTTGCTGAAAAAACAGGATTATCAATAGGATATTTAAGTCATCTTGAAAATGGTTCAAGAAATAATCCCTCCAAAGAGACAATGGAGCGAATTGCAAAAGCTCTAGGGGAAACAGTACATGAAACCTTTTTCCCAGAAGAGAGGAAGGGATATATGAATGAATGAAATTCAACAGTCTTCGATCTAAATAATTGGGGGGTAGGATGAATGATTCAAAAAGACTTAAGTTTGTTAACCAGACGAAAGATGTATTCAATTCTTACGCATTTACAGACAAAAACGGAATTTCCGCGAGCAAGACAGATATTCACTAACACACTCAAATTTTTCGATGACAAATGCCCTGGATGTGGTGCAGAAAGCGAAAAGAGTAGGCTGGTGCGGATATTCAGAGAAGACTCCGATTTCGATATCGCCACCTACATCTGCCCCAAATGTGGCACAATTTACCGCAAATATGAAGACAAAAGAAAACCCATCCAAGGGGACCTCTTGGAGGCGGTATCATGGATAGACTCCTGACTCAACAAGACCTCGCCAAACGGTGGCAAGTTTCCGTCAGAGCAATAGAAAAATGGCGAGCCGAAGGAATTCTTCAACCCGCTAAAGGTATACCGGCCATACGGTTTACTCCGGAATATATAGCAGAGCTTGAAGGTGTTGAACTGGCAAAGACATCACCATTGCAGGTCAAACGGTTAGAGCGGGAGATAGAGGATCTTAGGCGAGAGAATGAAGAGTTAAAGGGGATTATTGCTAAAGTGCTGGCAGAAACATCAAAAGTGATTAACTTATAAGTTTGACATACCAATAAAGATTGTTGGATGCCAATCAAAGGGGAGGATGATGATAATGAAACAAAGGCAGATAACTAAAAATCAGTTTGAAAAATTTCTCAAGGCCAATAACCTCACTATAAAAATTATCCCGGTCTGGGAAGGTGCCACAGACAGATACAAAATGGAAGTCTATTACAAAGGGCACCTGATCGCCGATGGTAACGAGTTTTACAAAAAAGAACCGAATTATACTTGGGCCTATGAATACATCATGGATCTCACCGGTAGCTATGAATGGGAAAAATATGTTGATGTTGAAAGGTTCAAGACAATTGAGGAAATCGAAGAAATTGAGGAAGATATGAGAAGGATGGAAGAAATAAAAGTTAATCTTACAAAGGACGAAGTACTTAACTTATTAACTGCTGCACAATGTTTAAGCGAACGCAAGCAAAAAACATTAAAGTTATATCAAGATATCAACCTTAGTGAAAATTTTCAAAATTCAACTATAGAAGAAATAAAATTGCTTGACTCCGCATATAAAAAGCTGTTTCAGGCACTACTTTACTAATACCCAAAATTTTTGAATAAAAAGTGGACAAGGGGGAGGTGAGGAGAGTGGAAAAATATCAAGTTGAATTTAAGCAACAAATAAAAATAGCGGAAAAGATTATACGACTACTGGAAGATGAAAATGTTAAAATTGCTGATGTGCCTAAAATATGTGAAAAAGTAATTTCACTTTCTGGTAAATCGCCAGTTAAATGGACTGAAATAGATTAATTATAGGGGAGGTGAGAAGGATGGAAGAAGAAATGATACGGTTTAGGTACATTACTGATGACGAAAGAAAAGAGATAA from Biomaibacter acetigenes includes these protein-coding regions:
- a CDS encoding biotin--[acetyl-CoA-carboxylase] ligase produces the protein MSADKSIAIVRDKKNPDRLLMMMLAARGGYISGEEISRKFGVSRSAIWKQVNHLREMGYEMESSTRLGYRIFKSPDLLFPEEIWSKAELSFLGDRIYYYSTIGSTNSEAKRLAQEGASHGTLIIAEEQTRGKGRMGRVWTSPRGTGIWVSIVLKPQIMPSEAPKLTMLTAVAVTEAITEKIGISAGIKWPNDVLIDGKKVCGILTEMSAETDVVNYVVIGTGINVNNDIFPDEIKDTAISLKIAAGNAVDRIQILAGFLERLEYHYKTAMARGFEPVLNEWRKLCCNLGKPVEIVTRDGSFTGIAEDIDEQGALIVKKTDGKFERVLSGDVSLKYRR
- the dapB gene encoding 4-hydroxy-tetrahydrodipicolinate reductase, translated to MLEIILSGAKGKMGRTIAEMAGGYNDLKIVAGVDITGGEGDFLIYDSVFNITEKADVIVDFSNPKALNDLLRFASEKKTPIVVGTTGLTEEHKRMLENASESIPVFVSHNMSLGVFLLITLARQAAKVLTDSDIEIVERHHNQKIDAPSGTSLMIADAIKEVRKDAEFILGRADKSKKREKNEIGIHSIRAGNLVGEHRVIFGGEDETIELSHTVTSRKVLAAGALRAARFIVTQSPGYYTMADLVKSLGL
- a CDS encoding zinc ribbon domain-containing protein; the encoded protein is MFFIGIFGIQNKEKMIREFENVVCPSCGRLSRAELVESYTYFHFFFIPLFRWGYKYFLRLRCCGSIYEVEKEYADELKRTDAVDFTRLKKLGAAGGFCPNCGAYVHPGFNFCPHCGTKL
- a CDS encoding DUF362 domain-containing protein, which encodes MSKVVLMKCADYDPEEIREKIEHALRILKVDFADKKKILLKPNLLMRKKPEDAVTTHPTVVQAMIEILKGFSVEAVVAESPGGPYTKRRLEGIYEATGIKGICDNTGAFLNYDTSWFEKNFEEGYMLKKIPFISPLKDCDGLISLAKLKTHGMAVYTGAVKNLYGLIPGGQKVELHFKMQQMDRFMDMLLDIYLASRPMLSVIDGIVAMEGSGPSAGVPRKLGVLIVSQDGIAADFVASKIIGLNINDFPLLKCAIKRGLFREDGVEVVGDRLEEINVKDFKFPKKKDVLFLKGLLPVWLENYFKAWLTPKPVFIHKKCIGCKECFNTCPAKAIMMVNKRPVVDLDKCIRCYCCHELCPEKAINIDRAFIFKTILK
- a CDS encoding ClC family H(+)/Cl(-) exchange transporter, whose protein sequence is MRVKKSGIYNTLINWRDFRQKIIAEGLVVGIFAGAIAALYRFIIKEADLFREQIYHILRSSGYAVILVWFVFLLVAAYILGMMVKKEPLVSGSGIPQVKGVLSGQMHMKWLRVIIYKFVGGIIALGAGLSLGREGPSVQLGAAAGQGVSRMLGRLKVEEKYLITCGASAGLSAAFSAPLAGAMFALEELHKNFSPLVLVPAMVASMIAGFISHQFFGQVPVFNFGRLNPLPLKYYFYVLILGIITGAFGVAFNLALVKTQEGFKKLQFVMPELKPAIPITVAGILGFILPQVLGGGNALINSLDRMKYSVGFIMILLAVKFLFTMVSYGSGVPGGIFLPLLVIGALTGNLYGSLIVNVLHLNPAYVNNFIVLAMAGYFSAIVKAPITGGILITEMTGSFVHLLALTLISITSYLTADLLKGEPVYDILLERMLAGNKSEKNIPGAGRKILMEIPVCVGSELDGKKIKDVEWDPHCLLVGINRGTSEIIPRGNTRIYPGDYLVVLADEGRAVTIRKKLLDMTEITEK
- a CDS encoding ComEC/Rec2 family competence protein; protein product: MYRPFLFAAVFFLSGVGAGSFIRNLWVFLSLALLCLIILFLIKKKRIRAAFVGLLIFFTGALYYNLRADGIAGTIVKYAGKQRSVIGMVNDSPTIESDRVRYDIKALYIIENNTYQKVSGRIFLSVPRDEKNRRVFRYGDVVKFSGRLKLPQEKRNPGGMDYRASLLQKGISTTMFSREIE
- a CDS encoding site-specific integrase, which produces MDYNITYRQKDGGWQYIISYKDQNGKWRQKSKQGFKGQREAKRAADKRLEELKKQFEMSLSTEYESITFGEFSKMFLNHVALYKEGNTAIGYRTAFRKFKDLNDIELAKITSLHVQNCIDKMVKEGIKPSTIKVYTKKLSTLFSNAIKPHKIITENPVTGITIPENKDNEKVKALTKSQLDNLLDSIKNPKHYIVSLIAAKAGLRIGEILGLTRKDINFKKGIIRINKQWKIRKDGTWGFGPVKRKKSNREVPAPPSLLEALKEYIKNTPASIDGRIIPYADTQSIANLLRAHYKKAGFNISIHDLRHTFATLLLSEGVDFETVAKLLGHDVEQTIRTYSHVTSDMMNRVKKIVNKIFN
- a CDS encoding helix-turn-helix domain-containing protein translates to MTIGENIRKIRTEKGIALQDLAAKARIHPGSLTNIEKGYRNPSIETLNKIADALEVSIAALIEDDLNKIIDDNILEEAKKIGLQNIDLNDPELLDKLGQEAQNRISEKLIKHIINTIKHEKPHKHIDQNIDPSSYRPLGQVRYVPKVGKIAAGQPILAEENLEGYMPIDTYFLEQDKQYFLLRVKGDSMNLEFQDGTWVLVEKTNYLESGQIGVVLINGYEATVKKVVLNHNMITLIPMSTNPIHQPAMYNIEKDDVRIQGRVIMALKTY
- a CDS encoding helix-turn-helix transcriptional regulator; translation: MNKIKILRAKNKISLKQLAEKTGLSIGYLSHLENGSRNNPSKETMERIAKALGETVHETFFPEERKGYMNE
- a CDS encoding histidine kinase; protein product: MDRLLTQQDLAKRWQVSVRAIEKWRAEGILQPAKGIPAIRFTPEYIAELEGVELAKTSPLQVKRLEREIEDLRRENEELKGIIAKVLAETSKVINL